A single window of Balaenoptera acutorostrata chromosome X, mBalAcu1.1, whole genome shotgun sequence DNA harbors:
- the LOC130706229 gene encoding voltage-dependent calcium channel gamma-like subunit isoform X3 gives MAVARSVATLAVVVAIFGLELLMVSQVSEDPRSWHRWAVGSALFLLAFILSFGGLLSFLTLLRNQVTLMGLTRTFWSEFTASFLFFLSAVSGLHVNSISRTDSVTHPWGLPAEF, from the coding sequence ATGGCTGTGGCCCGCAGCGTGGCCACCTTGGCCGTGGTGGTCGCCATCTTTGGCCTGGAGCTCCTCATGGTGTCCCAGGTGTCCGAGGACCCCCGCTCGTGGCACAGGTGGGCTGTGGGCTCCGCCCTCTTCCTCCTCGCGTTCATCCTCTCCTTCGGGGGCCTCCTGAGCTTCCTGACCCTCCTCAGGAACCAGGTCACGCTCATGGGCCTCACACGGACGTTCTGGAGCGAGTTCAcggcctccttcctcttcttcctgagcGCCGTCAGCGGCCTCCACGTCAACAGCATCAGCCGTACTGACAGCGTCACGCACCCCTGGGGCCTGCCTGCAGAATTTTAG
- the LOC130706229 gene encoding voltage-dependent calcium channel gamma-like subunit isoform X4, whose protein sequence is MVCSPRGFQVPLVCFSVEPFFPHEIQYGLLDSQRLQQAQKLLAQRRPRRSFSDPSIRALIILCASLAVVLSSLSICDGHWLLADDRLFGLWHFCTTSNQAELHCLRDLRQAHVPGLASGMAVARSVATLAVVVAIFGLELLMVSQVSEDPRSWHRWAVGSALFLLAFILSFGGLLSFLTLLRNQVTLMGLTRTFWSEFTASFLFFLSAVSGLHVNSISRTDSVTHPWGLPAEF, encoded by the exons ATGGTTTGTAGTCCCAGAGGTTTCCAAGTTCCCTTGGTTTGTTTCTCAGTAGAGCCGTTTTTTCCTCATGAAATCCAGTACGGACTCTTAGATTCCCAGCGGCTCCAGCAG GCCCAGAAGTTGCTGGCCCAAAGGAGGCCCCGCCGGTCCTTCTCTGACCCCTCCATCCGGGCGCTCATTATCTTGTGCGCCTCCCTGGCAGtggtcctctcctccctctccatctGCGATGGCCACTGGCTCCTGGCCGACGACCGCCTCTTTGGGCTGTGGCACTTCTGCACCACCTCCAACCAGGCTGAGCTGCACTGCCTCCGAGACCTGAGGCAGGCCCATGTGCCCGGGCTAGCCTCGGGCATGGCTGTGGCCCGCAGCGTGGCCACCTTGGCCGTGGTGGTCGCCATCTTTGGCCTGGAGCTCCTCATGGTGTCCCAGGTGTCCGAGGACCCCCGCTCGTGGCACAGGTGGGCTGTGGGCTCCGCCCTCTTCCTCCTCGCGTTCATCCTCTCCTTCGGGGGCCTCCTGAGCTTCCTGACCCTCCTCAGGAACCAGGTCACGCTCATGGGCCTCACACGGACGTTCTGGAGCGAGTTCAcggcctccttcctcttcttcctgagcGCCGTCAGCGGCCTCCACGTCAACAGCATCAGCCGTACTGACAGCGTCACGCACCCCTGGGGCCTGCCTGCAGAATTTTAG
- the LOC130706229 gene encoding voltage-dependent calcium channel gamma-like subunit isoform X1, with translation MTALGVQAQKLLAQRRPRRSFSDPSIRALIILCASLAVVLSSLSICDGHWLLADDRLFGLWHFCTTSNQAELHCLRDLRQAHVPGLASGMAVARSVATLAVVVAIFGLELLMVSQVSEDPRSWHRWAVGSALFLLAFILSFGGLLSFLTLLRNQVTLMGLTRTFWSEFTASFLFFLSAVSGLHVNSISRTDSVTHPWGLPAEF, from the exons ATGACAGCCCTCGGCGTGCAG GCCCAGAAGTTGCTGGCCCAAAGGAGGCCCCGCCGGTCCTTCTCTGACCCCTCCATCCGGGCGCTCATTATCTTGTGCGCCTCCCTGGCAGtggtcctctcctccctctccatctGCGATGGCCACTGGCTCCTGGCCGACGACCGCCTCTTTGGGCTGTGGCACTTCTGCACCACCTCCAACCAGGCTGAGCTGCACTGCCTCCGAGACCTGAGGCAGGCCCATGTGCCCGGGCTAGCCTCGGGCATGGCTGTGGCCCGCAGCGTGGCCACCTTGGCCGTGGTGGTCGCCATCTTTGGCCTGGAGCTCCTCATGGTGTCCCAGGTGTCCGAGGACCCCCGCTCGTGGCACAGGTGGGCTGTGGGCTCCGCCCTCTTCCTCCTCGCGTTCATCCTCTCCTTCGGGGGCCTCCTGAGCTTCCTGACCCTCCTCAGGAACCAGGTCACGCTCATGGGCCTCACACGGACGTTCTGGAGCGAGTTCAcggcctccttcctcttcttcctgagcGCCGTCAGCGGCCTCCACGTCAACAGCATCAGCCGTACTGACAGCGTCACGCACCCCTGGGGCCTGCCTGCAGAATTTTAG
- the LOC130706229 gene encoding voltage-dependent calcium channel gamma-like subunit isoform X2, protein MAQKLLAQRRPRRSFSDPSIRALIILCASLAVVLSSLSICDGHWLLADDRLFGLWHFCTTSNQAELHCLRDLRQAHVPGLASGMAVARSVATLAVVVAIFGLELLMVSQVSEDPRSWHRWAVGSALFLLAFILSFGGLLSFLTLLRNQVTLMGLTRTFWSEFTASFLFFLSAVSGLHVNSISRTDSVTHPWGLPAEF, encoded by the exons ATG GCCCAGAAGTTGCTGGCCCAAAGGAGGCCCCGCCGGTCCTTCTCTGACCCCTCCATCCGGGCGCTCATTATCTTGTGCGCCTCCCTGGCAGtggtcctctcctccctctccatctGCGATGGCCACTGGCTCCTGGCCGACGACCGCCTCTTTGGGCTGTGGCACTTCTGCACCACCTCCAACCAGGCTGAGCTGCACTGCCTCCGAGACCTGAGGCAGGCCCATGTGCCCGGGCTAGCCTCGGGCATGGCTGTGGCCCGCAGCGTGGCCACCTTGGCCGTGGTGGTCGCCATCTTTGGCCTGGAGCTCCTCATGGTGTCCCAGGTGTCCGAGGACCCCCGCTCGTGGCACAGGTGGGCTGTGGGCTCCGCCCTCTTCCTCCTCGCGTTCATCCTCTCCTTCGGGGGCCTCCTGAGCTTCCTGACCCTCCTCAGGAACCAGGTCACGCTCATGGGCCTCACACGGACGTTCTGGAGCGAGTTCAcggcctccttcctcttcttcctgagcGCCGTCAGCGGCCTCCACGTCAACAGCATCAGCCGTACTGACAGCGTCACGCACCCCTGGGGCCTGCCTGCAGAATTTTAG